Proteins from one Mercurialis annua linkage group LG7, ddMerAnnu1.2, whole genome shotgun sequence genomic window:
- the LOC126656392 gene encoding probable receptor-like protein kinase At5g24010, whose product MAKFPVSFLLFLFHFLSLNLSSSAYTLPTQYFINCGSDTNVVSTRRTFTGDSNSDNSLTLTGQSSSVKEPNNSKETPQLYQTSRIFKEKFSYEFKITNSSTYLVRFHFFKLNSSANFAVSVSGFSLLSNFTVQNSKNKPNLLLIEEFFVGISEEKFIIQFLPQEFSFGFVNAIELFPTPANFIPDNAPLISPMGSSSNFNGVLSKALHTIQRINVGGLTLTPDNDTLWRNWVPDDSFLYMSDTAKNSKFHGDKPKYTQGVNEYFAPDLVYQTAKEMNINHVFFSNNFNITWSVEVSKNARHFVRVHFCDIISQSIGDLAFNLYVYRNFSREIVPYQMSDQLAVPFFFDFVVDSDDSGLMNISIGPRRDSKFKTAFLNGLEIMEIVGESGLVLETREAKKIPILVIVGSILGGLALISVFAAVLCLCLWCRKQKTVESLDWPPVPVYRAGSSRNRVPEGTFVSSRVDLNVGLRICFAEILLATNNFDAKMIVGKGGFGHVFRGTLRNGTKVAVKRCESGSGQGLPEFETEITVLSKLRHRHLVSLIGYCDELSEMILVYEFMEKGTLKDHLYNSSSPPFSWRQRLEICIGAAKGLHYLHRGNSGGFIHRDVKSTNILLDEYLVAKVADFGLSRIGPPDQSHVSTCVKGTLGYLDPDYFRTQQLTEKSDVYSFGVVLLEVLCARPAIDVSLPQEQVNLAEWGLFCKNNGTLEQIVDPSIKEQINPNSLRKFGEIAENCLQEYGTDRPAMGDVVWDLEYTLQLQQTAVQREPHEDSASDASSMLALPNIQRFPSIGMSIEEDDTPILAEHSSNMWASEVFSQLRIDDAR is encoded by the coding sequence ATGGCAAAATTTCccgtttcttttcttttatttctctttcATTTCTTGTCACTAAACCTTTCCTCCTCTGCCTACACTCTTCCCACACAGTACTTCATCAACTGCGGTTCAGACACCAACGTAGTCTCCACTCGCCGAACTTTCACCGGAGACTCCAATTCCGATAATTCTTTAACTTTAACAGGACAGAGCAGTTCAGTTAAAGAACCCAACAATTCAAAAGAAACGCCACAATTATATCAAACATCAAGAATTTTCAAAGAGAAATTTTCTTACGAGTTCAAGATTACTAATTCCAGTACTTATTTGGTACGTTTTCACTTCTTTAAGCTCAATTCCTCAGCTAATTTTGCCGTTTCAGTTTCAGGGTTTTCATTGTTGAGTAATTTCACTGTACAGAACAgtaaaaataaaccaaatcTTCTGTTAATTGAGGAATTTTTTGTTGGTATTAGTGAAGAAAAGTTCATAATCCAGTTTTTACCTCAAGAattttcttttggttttgttaatGCTATAGAATTGTTTCCAACTCCTGCTAATTTTATTCCTGATAATGCTCCACTTATCAGTCCTATGGGAAGTAGTAGTAATTTTAATGGAGTTCTGTCTAAGGCATTGCATACAATTCAAAGAATTAATGTCGGTGGCCTTACACTTACACCAGATAATGATACTCTTTGGAGAAATTGGGTACCGGATGATAGTTTTCTTTACATGTCTGACACTGCCAAAAATAGCAAATTTCATGGAGATAAGCCGAAATACACGCAAGGCGTTAACGAATATTTCGCGCCGGATCTTGTTTATCAGACTGCCAAGGAAATGAATATCaatcatgtttttttttctaataactTCAACATAACCTGGAGTGTTGAAGTTAGCAAGAATGCTAGACATTTTGTTCGGGTTCATTTCTGCGATATTATTAGTCAGTCGATCGGTGATTTAGCATTCAATCTTTATGTTTATAGAAACTTTAGCCGTGAAATTGTTCCGTATCAAATGTCTGATCAATTGGCTGTTCCATTCTTTTTCGATTTTGTTGTGGATTCTGATGATTCTGGACTCATGAATATCAGCATTGGCCCTCGTCgagattctaaatttaaaactGCATTTTTGAATGGACTGGAGATTATGGAGATAGTAGGAGAATCGGGGTTAGTGTTGGAGACTCGTGAAGCCAAAAAGATTCCGATCTTGGTTATTGTTGGTTCGATTCTTGGAGGTTTAGCTCTAATCTCTGTTTTTGCAGCTGTATTATGCTTGTGTTTATGGTGTAGGAAACAAAAAACAgttgaaagtttggattggcCACCAGTCCCGGTTTATAGAGCTGGGAGTTCTCGGAACAGGGTTCCTGAGGGAACTTTCGTTAGCTCCCGTGTTGACTTGAACGTCGGATTAAGGATTTGCTTCGCTGAGATTCTGCTTGCAACGAACAACTTCGATGCCAAAATGATAGTTGGTAAGGGTGGGTTTGGGCATGTGTTTAGAGGAACTTTGAGGAACGGAACCAAAGTTGCTGTTAAAAGATGCGAGTCAGGATCAGGGCAAGGCCTACCCGAATTCGAAACTGAGATAACGGTGTTATCCAAGCTTCGCCACCGACATCTCGTCTCTTTAATCGGATATTGTGATGAACTGTCTGAAATGATACTGGTTTATGAATTCATGGAAAAGGGTACATTGAaggatcacttgtataattcaTCTTCACCTCCATTTTCTTGGAGACAAAGGCTTGAAATTTGCATTGGTGCAGCAAAAGGGCTACACTATCTGCATAGAGGTAATTCGGGCGGATTTATTCATCGAGACGTTAAATCCACCAACATCCTGCTTGATGAATACCTTGTTGCTAAAGTTGCCGATTTCGGCCTTTCAAGAATAGGTCCTCCCGATCAAAGCCATGTCAGCACATGTGTTAAAGGTACTTTAGGATATCTTGATCCTGACTACTTCAGGACCCAACAATTAACCGAAAAATCAGATGTTTACTCATTCGGCGTAGTTCTTCTTGAAGTTCTATGCGCCAGACCCGCCATCGACGTCTCACTTCCACAAGAGCAAGTAAATCTAGCTGAGTGGGGACTGTTTTGCAAGAACAATGGGACACTGGAACAGATTGTTGATCCTTCAATAAAGGAACAGATCAATCCTAATTCTTTAAGAAAATTTGGTGAGATAGCAGAAAATTGTTTGCAAGAATATGGTACCGATAGGCCAGCAATGGGAGATGTAGTGTGGGATTTGGAGTATACACTGCAACTGCAACAAACCGCGGTACAGAGAGAACCCCATGAGGACAGTGCAAGTGATGCGTCATCCATGTTAGCGTTGCCTAATATTCAGCGTTTTCCGTCTATCGGTATGTCAATCGAAGAAGACGATACGCCAATCCTGGCGGAGCATAGTTCTAACATGTGGGCAAGTGAGGTTTTCTCCCAATTGAGAATCGATGACGCGAGATGA
- the LOC126657434 gene encoding probable receptor-like protein kinase At5g24010 → MRLFINYHYHDSIIARIPLPSHFFIFTEILKTSMEKLHTTITIIFNLYLILYAHLCSLILPSSAYTLPDKYFINCGSDSNASLGPDRTFSGDLPYLVSPNKAVKSTSSSASSSLYQSARVFHEKGSSSYQFQIEKQGTYIIRLHFFVFSSAGVDFSDALFNVHASRFRLLSDFSVSEKNSLIIEEFLLTINTGKFLIDFIPSGKSSFAFVNAIEVFPAPESFIPDYAARITSAGSNGTYSELLTRALRKIYRINVGGPLVTAVNDSLWRNWIPDDEFLSDPETANNCPRYEGSLLRRQASEFIAPDHVYKTAKELKLPSVSNITWEFKVRKNSTHFVRVHFCDITGSPLGTLVFNLDIDAKFIMNISQYDITRQNASPFYFDFVVDSDDSGLMNVSMQQNNESAIKNVFLNGLEIMEIMERTLPVVRKTKMNRYVSIFGSLAAVLFLLIAVVVLLLILKFRRAKSAYRTSGRPFSAPLFGGSEKKENVFLAKELNLALKMSYVEIKRCTKNFNSKMLLGEGGFGKVYKGTLRGDVKVAVKRSEPGHDQGILEFQTEIMILSQIRHRHLVSLMGYCDERSEMILIYEFMEKGTLREHLYTSDDKSENYTSTSELSWEQRLKICIDSAKGLDYLHTGLARRIIHRDVKSTNILLNEDYVAKVADFGLSKSGPVDPEDNTGVKGSFGYLDPEYFMNLQLTEKSDVYSFGVVLLEILCARPVIIASDRREEVNLAEWGLLWQKKGELEKIVDPCLVGRIFPNSLRKFGATAEKCLRGNSIERPMMNHVLWDLEFALRLQQTWMHKEVDGDSMNNTSLELGLEAVHRLPSNKVRVEDDDSFPGGGGDSTMLMASGEFSQLRIDHGR, encoded by the coding sequence ATGAGATTGTTTATCAATTATCATTACCATGATTCCATCATTGCTAGAATACCATTACCTTctcacttttttatttttacagaaATCCTCAAAACTTCCATGGAAAAGCTTCACACTACCATtactattattttcaatttatatctTATCTTATATGCTCATCTCTGTTCACTCATACTTCCCTCTTCAGCTTACACTCTGCCTGACAAGTACTTCATCAACTGCGGATCAGATTCTAACGCCAGTCTCGGACCCGATCGGACCTTTTCGGGTGACCTCCCTTACTTGGTTAGTCCAAATAAAGCTGTTAAATCCACCAGTTCATCGGCGAGCTCATCACTCTATCAATCCGCCAGAGTTTTTCACGAAAAAGGCTCGTCTTCATATCAGTTTCAAATTGAGAAGCAAGGAACATATATTATCCGACTccatttctttgttttttcttcGGCAGGAGTTGATTTTTCCGATGCTTTATTCAATGTTCACGCTTCTAGGTTCCGATTATTATCCGATTTCAGCGTTTCCGAAAAGAATTCGCTCATAATCGAGGAGTTTTTGCTCACAATTAATACAGGAAAGTTCTTAATAGACTTCATACCTTCAGGAAAATCATCTTTTGCTTTTGTAAATGCTATAGAAGTGTTTCCTGCACCAGAAAGCTTCATTCCTGATTACGCAGCTCGAATTACTTCGGCAGGAAGTAACGGAACTTACAGCGAGCTTCTTACTCGAGCTTTGCGTAAAATTTACAGGATCAATGTTGGAGGTCCTTTAGTCACAGCTGTGAATGATAGTCTCTGGAGAAATTGGATTCCGGATGATGAATTCTTGTCCGATCCTGAAACTGCGAATAATTGTCCACGCTATGAAGGCTCTTTGCTTCGGAGGCAGGCGTCGGAATTTATTGCTCCGGATCATGTGTATAAAACTGCTAAAGAATTGAAACTGCCGAGTGTTTCTAATATAACATGGGAGTTTAAGGTCCGTAAGAATTCGACACACTTCGTTCGCGTTCATTTTTGCGACATTACTGGTTCGCCACTCGGTACTCTTGTGTTTAATCTTGACATTGATGCGAAGTTCATCATGAATATTAGTCAATATGATATAACTCGGCAAAATGCATCTCCGTTTTACTTCGATTTTGTTGTAGACTCTGATGATTCAGGATTGATGAATGTAAGTATGCAGCAGAACAATGAATCCGCAATTAAAAATGTGTTTTTGAATGGTCTGGAGATTATGGAAATAATGGAAAGAACATTGCCTGTGGTAAGAAAAACAAAGATGAACAGATATGTTTCTATTTTCGGTTCACTTGCTGCTGTTCTGTTTCTTCTGATTGCAGTAGTAGTTTTGTTGCTGATTCTGAAATTTCGCAGAGCCAAATCAGCTTATCGAACTTCAGGAAGGCCATTTTCTGCTCCTCTTTTTGGAGGAagtgaaaaaaaagaaaatgtgtTCCTAGCTAAAGAGCTGAACTTGGCGTTAAAGATGTCATACGTCGAAATAAAGCGATGCACAAAAAACTTTAACTCGAAAATGTTGCTCGGTGAGGGCGGATTCGGTAAAGTGTACAAAGGAACTCTTCGCGGAGATGTTAAAGTCGCAGTAAAAAGAAGTGAACCAGGGCACGATCAGGGGATTTTGGAGTTTCAAACTGAGATCATGATCTTATCCCAAATTCGCCACCGTCATCTTGTTTCGTTGATGGGGTATTGCGACGAAAGATCTGAAATGATATTAATCTATGAATTCATGGAAAAGGGAACACTAAGAGAACATCTCTACACTTCAGATGACAAATCTGAAAACTATACTTCAACATCAGAACTTTCTTGGGAACAAAGGCTTAAAATCTGCATTGATTCTGCTAAAGGACTAGATTATCTACATACGGGATTGGCAAGAAGAATCATCCACCGTGATGTTAAGTCAACGAACATCCTTCTGAACGAAGATTACGTAGCTAAAGTTGCCGATTTTGGTCTTTCCAAATCGGGTCCTGTCGATCCTGAAGATAACACAGGTGTAAAAGGAAGTTTCGGTTATCTTGACCCGGAATATTTCATGAATCTACAGCTGACAGAAAAATCCGATGTGTACTCTTTCGGAGTAGTACTTCTCGAAATACTTTGCGCAAGACCCGTGATAATTGCATCGGATAGAAGGGAGGAAGTTAACTTAGCGGAATGGGGATTGCTTTGGCAGAAGAAAGGCGAGCTAGAGAAGATTGTCGATCCTTGTCTAGTCGGTAGAATTTTCCCGAATTCATTGCGGAAATTTGGCGCAACGGCTGAGAAATGCTTGAGGGGAAATAGCATAGAGAGGCCTATGATGAATCATGTGCTGTGGGACTTGGAATTTGCATTGCGGCTTCAACAAACTTGGATGCATAAGGAGGTGGATGGGGACAGTATGAACAATACTTCCTTGGAATTGGGATTGGAAGCTGTTCATCGCTTGCCATCGAATAAAGTTCGTGTTGAAGACGACGATTCATTCCCTGGAGGTGGTGGTGATTCTACAATGTTGATGGCTAGTGGGGAATTCTCGCAACTGAGGATTGATCACGGTAGATAA
- the LOC126654698 gene encoding UDP-glycosyltransferase 84B1-like: MVAEENIHFLLVTVAMQGHLNPTFRLAKRLVSKGIHVTLATNDTSLHHITENITPKPPGITLTFFSDGLSPEFNRVDDFELYIKSMRTIGSKNLSNLISKLTTPDRSFRCIIFGPFTPWVADIAAEKKIPCAMLWIQSSTTYSVFYNFLKNPNLFPSFENPEEYVNLPGLQFLQVKDLPPYILPSCPPVFFELLSDIVHAIDKVKWVLGHSFTELEEEVVNSMDFLHPIYPIGPLVSPFLLNQDETTSLNDINVDLWKAENSCIEWLDKKPNSSVIYISFGSVIEFSQKQLENLSIGLKNSNRPFLWVIKPKQKNSDEKKKPDELPDSFLVNTKANGMVVTWCDQEKVLMHKAVGCFITHCGWNSVLEAMVAGVPVIAYPGGSDQATVAKFLVDVLKIGVRLNIEDGVASSEEVERCIMQISDGPEAAEMKKRVLGLQELAKKVVAEGGSSDKNIKQFISDVIGKTF, from the coding sequence ATGGTAGCTGAAGAAAACATACACTTTCTATTAGTTACAGTAGCAATGCAAGGCCACCTGAATCCCACATTCAGGCTCGCCAAACGCCTCGTCTCGAAGGGTATTCATGTCACCCTCGCGACCAACGATACATCCCTCCACCATATCACCGAAAATATTACCCCTAAACCGCCCGGAATCACCCTCACTTTCTTCTCGGACGGCCTTAGCCCTGAATTTAATCGCGTCGATGATTTTGAGTTGTATATCAAGTCGATGAGGACAATCGGATCCAAAAACCTGTCAAACCTAATTTCCAAATTAACAACTCCGGACCGGAGTTTTCGTTGCATTATATTCGGTCCGTTTACACCATGGGTGGCGGATATTGCTGCCGAAAAGAAAATTCCTTGTGCGATGCTTTGGATTCAATCGTCGACTACTTATTCAGTTTTCTATAATTTCTTGAAGAATCCAAATCTATTTCCTTCGTTTGAAAATCCTGAAGAATATGTAAACTTGCCAGGATTACAGTTTTTACAGGTAAAAGATCTACCTCCATACATTTTACCATCTTGCCCTCctgtattttttgaattactGTCAGATATTGTTCACGCCATAGATAAGGTAAAATGGGTTTTAGGTCATTCATTTACTGAACTTGAAGAAGAAGTAGTAAACTCCATGGATTTTCTTCATCCTATTTATCCCATCGGTCCATTAGTGTCcccgtttctcttaaatcaagACGAAACGACGTCGTTAAACGATATTAATGTTGATTTATGGAAAGCTGAAAATTCTTGTATAGAATGGCTTGACAAAAAACCTAATTCATCTGTTATTTATATATCATTTGGGTCCGTGATTGAGTTCTCTCAGAAACAATTAGAAAATTTATCCATAGGATTAAAGAACAGTAACAGACCATTTCTTTGGGTTATTAAGCCGAAACAGAAAAATTCCgatgagaaaaaaaaacctgATGAACTGCCGGACTCTTTCTTGGTGAACACGAAAGCTAATGGCATGGTGGTGACATGGTGTGATCAAGAAAAGGTGTTAATGCACAAAGCTGTGGGTTGCTTTATAACACATTGCGGGTGGAACTCGGTGCTGGAGGCGATGGTGGCCGGTGTACCGGTGATTGCTTATCCCGGCGGGAGTGATCAAGCGACGGTTGCTAAGTTTTTGGTTGATGTTTTAAAGATTGGTGTTAGACTGAATATTGAAGACGGGGTTGCGAGTTCAGAAGAGGTGGAGAGATGTATTATGCAGATTAGCGATGGACCGGAAGCGGCAGAGATGAAGAAAAGGGTTTTAGGGTTGCAGGAGTTAGCCAAGAAGGTGGTGGCGGAAGGTGGTTCttctgataaaaatattaaacagtTTATTAGTGATGTTATTGGCAAGACATTTTAA